A stretch of the Nothobranchius furzeri strain GRZ-AD chromosome 5, NfurGRZ-RIMD1, whole genome shotgun sequence genome encodes the following:
- the LOC129154755 gene encoding uncharacterized protein yields MEGFCHLYADPVNPLVLPKSLLCFHDAYLRDCELSVLLQQCEQRKRYVTVSEAEAEALEEKTRDQHKLKMCYPNKMSRPLSDNEPEPIKWGKVNEQTARLYYTSQTTTLHRGLKVEKCGFIINPSFPVLSAIPDALVYCECCGKGCVEIKCPYTHDNHNLLQACEDDTFCFTLTDGIVELKQTHKYFKQFQTQIFVTKSEFCDFVVWTTKACVNSGLSKFLYFLSGLVDECPPWDWEIRVHIPVRSHLDFIIGT; encoded by the exons aTGGAGGGATTCTGTCACTTGTACGCAGACCCTGTCAACCCTCTCGTCCTGCCCAAATCCCTTCTATGTTTCCATGATGCATACCTAAGGGATTGTGAACTTTCTGTCCTTCTGCAGCAGTGCGAGCAACGGAAACGCTATGTCACTGTGTCAGAAGCAGAGGCAGAGGCGCtggaagagaaaaccagggaccaACATAAAT TGAAGATGTGCTACCCAAACAAAATGTCACGTCCGCTGTCAGACAATGAGCCGGAGCCAATCAAATGGGGGAAAGTGAATGAGCAAACTGCAAGACTCTACTACACCTCACAGACGACGACGCTGCACAGAGGTCTGAAAGTGGAGAAGTGTGGTTTCATCATTAACCCCTCCTTCCCTGTACTAAGTGCCATCCCGGATGCCCTCGTCTACTGTGAGTGCTGTGGAAAAGGCTGCGTGGAAATCAAGTGCCCGTACACACATGACAACCACAACCTTCTGCAGGCCTGTGAGGATGACACATTCTGTTTCACCTTAACAGACGGGATAGTGGAGTTAAAACAGACCCACAAGTACTTCAAACAATTTCAAACACAGATATTTGTCACAAAGTCTGAGTTCTGTGACTTTGTTGTGTGGACGACCAAAGCCTGTGTGAATTCAGGCCTTAGTAAATTTTTATACTTTCTCAGCGGCCTAGTggatgagtgtccaccctgggactgggagatcagggttcatatCCCAGTCAGGTCACACCTAGACTTTATAATTGGAACCTAA